GCAATCATCACCATGGATATGCACGGGAAGGCAAAACCCTCGCCCGAGCCGTTCCTGCTTGTCATGAAGAAACTGGGAGTGGCTGCCAGCGAGACAATGCTTGTCGGAGACAGCATCCGCAGGGACATCCTGCCGGCAAAAGCGCTGGGGATTCTCACGGTGCATGCGGTATACGGGGACCGGAACTTCCATGAGGGGGAAAGGGATGGGGCGGATTTTGTTATTCACGGGATAAAGGATTTGATCGGAATAGTACAAGGATAAATTATCATGCCGGATAAAAAGTGTTATTACCAAAGATAATTTTTTAATTTTATTATTTTTACTATTAGTAATTATAATGCCGAAAAACAGTCCCACTTCCCGTCTTCAGGAACTACAGTCCGACCCGGCACCCTATCCTGCCCGTAATTAGGCCTGTTTGGTCTTTTTTCGGGGCACTATACGAACCCGGATACCCCGAACCGGCCGTAAATCTGGCGATTCGCAAATAATTATTCCTGTGTTTTGGCGAATTAGTCCTGAAAATGGCTTCCGGACAGGTCACCTTGGGAAACCTCTCCGACGGAGACGATGTGATCTCTTCTCTGAGGCTCTCAGGCTCTCTCTAAGTCTCCCTAGGTGTTTCATATTGGTTGATGGGTCTGACATCCGGAACCCTATCCGGATCCCCCAAATTACAACCCCAGTATCCCCCCCTTTCGGGCTGTAGTCCGGCCCGGCAACCTATCCTGCCCGCATTTAGGCCCATTTGGTCTTTTTTTGGGGCACGATACCGCCCCGGATACCATGAACCGGCTGCAAATCTGGCGGTTCGCAAATAATTATTCCTGTGTTTTGGCGAATTAGTCCTGAAAATGGCTTCCGGACAGGTCACCTTGGGAAACCTCTCCGACGGAGACGATCCGGGTCCCCCCTCCAAGGCCGATCCCTCCCGAAAAAGGGGTGTTGAAGGGGTGTTGAAAGTGCACCCGGTTGGCAGCTTTTACGCCGGGGCAGGTCCCGTCTCTCCTGCTCCTGCAGTCACCCCGCTCCCGGTTGTGGCAGGCGCAGGCCCCTTCTCCGGCAGGAGTACCGGGTTTCCGTCCCGGCCAATCTCCACAAGACCGGTACTTTTTACCCGGAAGTACCGCTTTGAATTTTGTTTGGTATACACCCAGAGCTCGCAGAGGATGGATTCCGAAACGGGAAACGAGCGGAGGAGGATGAGCCACTCCTGGCACTCCGCCTCAATCTCTTCTTTTGTGCACCGGATTTTTGTGACTCTTTTGATCCGGACAAAAACGAGGTGAACGGACGTGCGGATCATCAGGTCGCACATGCTCTCCGTCTCAGGACAAAACCTCATGACATCTCCTCTCGCTCGTGCAACCGGAAGCGCGTTGTCCAGTGCTTTTGTCATCGGCCGTCCTCTCGTCATGCCTCCTCCTCCTCTTCATCCTCCTCATCAGGTGATGTCCCTGACACTTTCCGTTTCACCTTGTATCTTAGCTTCACACCCCAGCCAATGATCTCGGTCTTGCGAACCGGAAGGTAGGGATCCAGCGGCACATGCCTCCGTGCCCATTCCAGTTCTTCATTCTCCTGTCCGTTCCCGGCCGCACCGGTGACAACCTGCCCCGGCCCGGCCATGTCTGTATCGTTCATCTCGATCGTTTCCATGATTGTATCATCTGAATTTTTTTCACCCGCTGTCCCGCGACACGAAAGCGGTTACACTCCCCATCGCAAAATTTCCAGAAAAGCCGGCCGCCCGGACACGGGGCCGCGTGGAGCCGTGGCTGTTATTCCGTATTAAATCCCGTTACGCTGGACGGGACCTGCGGTAGGTCAGCATCACGGCATCAGGGGGGCACCGTGCTCTAGAGAGCCGGCGGCCGACGTTGTATGGTAAAGATGAGCAGTTGCAGCGGTGCACGGACGCCCAAAGAAATATTCCCGTGCCCCCGGTTCAAAAGAATCTCAACAGATGGTACCATCATGGGCAGTCGAAGAGGACGTTCGCCCTCTTCTCCAGCCATGCTCTTCATCGACGGATCGAGCATGGCTCCCATCAACCCGCAGACAGACAGCATGGAAACATGGCAGAACCGGGCGATGCGGGCTGCAACCTTTGGTGCATACCCGATCTTCCGGATCCTCCTCGCCGTTCTGTTGCAGAAATCTTCGGTCATGTGTGGTAAAAGAAACAAAGATATGCGGGGTTAAATGCTCTGTGGTGGGTGCGAAAGATTTTGAAGTCATCCCGTGTCTGACAGGGCAATTGGGGTTTGAACCGGGCCCGGATATGTCAGACAACAGGCAGCCGCGATCCGGGTGCGGGAATTTTTTTAAAAAATCCGGTTTTATGGGGAGATTTGCAAGAAGTGTTGTGAGAGGTGCGGCAGTTTGATAAATTTTACAGGAATGAGCGAGGTGTCGTTATGAGATGACAATCTGGAGGTTACAGGAGTGTTCATTAAAATGAACATATGTTCATAATTTTAAACATTGTCAGATTGAAAAATGAAACGACCGATGATGCATTATCAGATCAATCTTTGACGATTCTGATTATCCGGTCAATGACTGCATTCAATGCCGGGTCTTTCAGGTGTCCTGTACGGTACTGGATAATCCGGCTGTCTGCGGTGAACAACCGGTTCGGCCGGACATTGCTGTCCTGCCTGAGCGATCCTTCACTGAAATCCTCTTCACCTATTGAGATGCTGTACTGATCCATCACCTGCCGGCTGGTTATCTGGCAGAGGATCATATCATCACCTTCGAGCGGAGCAATCACAAGAGCCGGCCGTTTCTTTGCTGCGCTGAGATTTGAGAAGGGAAAGAGGACA
Above is a genomic segment from Methanoregula sp. containing:
- a CDS encoding type II toxin-antitoxin system PemK/MazF family toxin, which encodes MGEFVKGDVVVVLFPFSNLSAAKKRPALVIAPLEGDDMILCQITSRQVMDQYSISIGEEDFSEGSLRQDSNVRPNRLFTADSRIIQYRTGHLKDPALNAVIDRIIRIVKD